A genomic segment from Prochlorothrix hollandica PCC 9006 = CALU 1027 encodes:
- a CDS encoding SUMF1/EgtB/PvdO family nonheme iron enzyme translates to MSRNVAICIGINQYANLQNLTCAVNDAAALASFCQEARFEPVYFFSDASPPIPGGGGAVFLSQPTFGNLDLFLDIPFDRPFLLPEDNLWFFFAGHGIREQGRDYLMLADSNPRRVEATGLAVQYVADRLRRSGAGNVVLLLDACRNEGSRNGEGIGRQIQQGVVTFYACSPSQSSYEIEALGQGAFTHALLQGLRITGEGNCATVERLNQYLSYQVPLLCQHYTKPHQTPYVATDPASKLHLILLPEKANLADVTTLKLDAYKAQQQGDLDLAEELWKRVLAIAKVDADALDGLYAIRDRRRDEFGRPITPVPDVPMPTPQGRGRATPPAPTPPAPTPPAPTPPAPANAQPQPTSPKTPQPKPSQPPRPQSATAGQKRTQRLPLDRRKFLKVLGFTAGGSVVAVVGSQLMERYQKISLSPWVGPSTSDPFEVVRVDAAGTISQRDTKTVTVYRQDLGNEIALELAEIPGGTFLMGSPASESEREEDEGPQQEITVPPFLMGRYAVTQAQWRQVAAWPQVSRSLDPDPSGFKGDALPVEWVSWYEAEEFCQRLSVATGQIYRLPTEAEWEYACRAGTTTPFFFGETLNPDLANYDGNYTYGKGPKGIDRAQTTPVGSFPANGWGLYDLHGNVWEWCLDEWHDSYDGKPEALIKDGSIPWTKDSSAISSSSDESSRLLRGGSWVNNPWNCRSANRYWRSSAYQLDEIGFRVVGVVARTLS, encoded by the coding sequence ATGAGCCGCAATGTTGCTATTTGTATTGGCATTAATCAATACGCCAATCTCCAAAACCTGACCTGTGCTGTCAACGATGCAGCGGCCCTAGCCAGTTTTTGCCAGGAAGCCCGGTTTGAGCCGGTGTACTTTTTTTCGGATGCTTCACCGCCGATTCCTGGGGGTGGGGGGGCTGTCTTTCTGTCCCAGCCGACCTTTGGTAATTTAGATCTTTTTTTAGATATACCCTTCGATCGACCGTTTTTGTTGCCGGAGGATAACCTGTGGTTTTTCTTTGCGGGCCATGGCATCCGGGAGCAGGGCCGCGATTACCTGATGCTGGCGGATAGCAATCCCCGCCGGGTGGAGGCGACGGGGTTGGCGGTGCAGTATGTGGCCGATCGCCTGCGCCGCAGTGGGGCGGGCAATGTGGTGCTGCTGTTGGATGCCTGTCGCAATGAGGGCAGCCGTAATGGGGAAGGCATTGGGCGGCAGATACAGCAGGGGGTGGTGACCTTTTATGCCTGTAGCCCCAGTCAGTCTTCCTATGAAATTGAGGCGTTGGGCCAGGGAGCCTTTACCCATGCCCTGTTGCAGGGATTGCGCATTACGGGGGAGGGCAATTGTGCCACGGTGGAGCGGTTAAACCAGTATCTGAGCTATCAGGTGCCGCTGCTGTGCCAGCACTATACAAAACCCCACCAAACCCCCTATGTGGCCACGGATCCCGCCAGTAAGCTACATCTGATTTTGTTGCCGGAAAAGGCCAATCTTGCCGATGTGACTACCCTCAAGTTAGATGCTTATAAAGCGCAACAACAGGGGGATCTGGATTTAGCGGAAGAATTGTGGAAGCGGGTTTTAGCGATAGCCAAGGTTGATGCGGATGCCCTTGACGGTCTGTATGCCATCAGAGATCGTCGTCGGGATGAATTTGGCCGTCCAATTACACCAGTGCCAGACGTACCGATGCCAACGCCCCAGGGGAGAGGACGGGCAACACCCCCAGCACCAACACCCCCAGCACCAACACCCCCAGCACCAACACCCCCAGCACCAGCAAACGCGCAGCCACAACCTACGTCGCCAAAAACGCCACAACCCAAGCCATCCCAACCACCCCGCCCACAATCAGCAACAGCGGGGCAGAAGCGAACCCAACGTCTCCCATTAGACCGACGTAAATTTCTAAAAGTACTGGGCTTCACGGCAGGAGGGTCTGTGGTTGCTGTCGTGGGATCCCAATTGATGGAAAGGTATCAAAAAATCAGTCTTTCCCCATGGGTAGGTCCATCAACGTCTGACCCCTTTGAAGTGGTACGGGTAGATGCTGCTGGCACCATTAGCCAACGGGACACCAAAACGGTGACGGTTTACCGTCAGGATCTGGGTAATGAGATTGCCTTGGAATTGGCCGAGATCCCTGGGGGCACGTTTTTGATGGGTTCACCGGCCAGTGAGTCTGAACGAGAAGAGGACGAAGGCCCACAGCAGGAGATTACGGTGCCGCCATTTTTGATGGGGCGATATGCCGTGACCCAAGCCCAATGGCGACAGGTGGCCGCTTGGCCTCAGGTGTCCCGCAGCCTCGATCCCGATCCGTCCGGTTTCAAGGGGGATGCCCTGCCGGTGGAATGGGTGAGTTGGTATGAGGCAGAGGAGTTTTGTCAGCGCCTGTCTGTGGCCACGGGCCAGATCTATCGCTTGCCCACGGAGGCGGAATGGGAATATGCCTGTCGGGCCGGAACCACCACCCCGTTTTTCTTTGGGGAAACTCTGAACCCTGACCTAGCCAACTATGATGGCAACTACACCTATGGCAAGGGTCCCAAGGGAATCGACCGTGCACAAACAACCCCCGTGGGTAGTTTCCCGGCCAATGGCTGGGGGTTGTATGATCTCCATGGCAATGTCTGGGAGTGGTGTTTGGATGAGTGGCACGACAGTTATGATGGCAAGCCAGAAGCCTTAATAAAGGATGGTTCAATTCCGTGGACAAAAGACTCTAGCGCTATATCATCATCTAGCGATGAATCATCTCGTCTTCTGCGCGGTGGTTCTTGGGTCAACAATCCCTGGAACTGTCGCTCTGCCAATCGCTACTGGCGGTCATCGGCCTACCAGCTCGACGAGATTGGCTTTCGGGTCGTGGGTGTTGTTGCCAGGACTCTTTCCTAG
- a CDS encoding NAD(+) kinase: MPKAGIIYNDSKSTACETAKAIEQHLTTQGWEVQTALGVGGILGYASPESPVCHTPIDSLVPPGFGPEMAFALVLGGDGTVLAACRQLAPVGIPILAINTGHMGFLTETYLNNLIPAITATVAGDYSIEERTMLTVEARRHNTTFWEALCLNEMVLHREPLTSMCHFEIEVGHHAPVDIAADGIIVSTPTGSTAYSLSAGGPVVTPGVPVLQLVPICPHSLASRALVFADSEPVMILPAIPNRLVMVVDGNGGCYIFPEDQVRISKSPYVARFIRLQNPEFFRILREKLGWGLPHIAKPTSVEIP, from the coding sequence GTGCCCAAGGCTGGCATTATTTATAACGACAGTAAAAGCACCGCCTGCGAAACGGCCAAAGCCATTGAGCAGCATCTGACAACCCAGGGGTGGGAGGTGCAGACTGCCTTGGGCGTGGGGGGTATCTTGGGCTACGCTAGCCCCGAATCCCCGGTCTGTCATACCCCCATTGATAGCTTAGTGCCCCCCGGTTTTGGGCCAGAGATGGCCTTTGCCTTGGTGCTGGGGGGAGATGGTACGGTTTTGGCGGCCTGTCGCCAACTTGCGCCGGTGGGCATTCCGATCCTGGCCATTAACACAGGTCACATGGGGTTTCTGACGGAGACCTACCTGAACAACCTCATACCCGCCATCACGGCCACCGTGGCGGGGGACTATAGCATTGAAGAGCGCACCATGCTGACGGTGGAAGCTCGGCGGCACAATACCACCTTTTGGGAAGCCCTCTGCCTCAATGAAATGGTGCTGCACCGGGAACCCCTCACCAGCATGTGCCATTTTGAAATTGAAGTGGGTCACCATGCGCCGGTGGACATCGCTGCCGATGGCATTATTGTCTCCACCCCCACGGGATCCACAGCCTATTCCCTCAGTGCGGGCGGTCCCGTGGTCACCCCAGGGGTGCCGGTGTTGCAGTTGGTGCCCATTTGTCCCCATTCCCTGGCTTCCCGTGCCCTGGTGTTTGCCGACTCGGAGCCAGTGATGATTTTGCCCGCCATTCCCAATCGCCTAGTGATGGTGGTGGATGGCAACGGGGGTTGCTATATTTTCCCAGAGGATCAGGTGCGCATTAGCAAATCCCCCTATGTGGCCCGTTTTATTCGCCTTCAGAATCCTGAATTCTTCCGAATTCTACGGGAGAAATTGGGCTGGGGCTTGCCCCACATCGCTAAGCCCACTTCTGTGGAAATTCCCTAA
- a CDS encoding PHP domain-containing protein, giving the protein MIELHCHTTYSDGTLTPQQLVATALAAGVKALAITDHDTLGGWAEAEAAAAGTGLEIVPGVELSTIENGRSLHVLGFYPDRDRLRGPLADRLAGRQRRAETMVAKLEALGYGITLPVLGESTAPGRPHLAKALVAAGHVGSINEAFDRFLGEGKPAHVAYEPFSATEGIRLLRSCGAVTVWAHPPLFQGGSVAAVLPKLLEAGLQGLEVCHPSYGSRDRRQLESLCQRHGLLPSGGSDYHGPGSNGKDTVSLNALGIPWAWLDDIKAAAGR; this is encoded by the coding sequence ATGATTGAACTCCACTGCCACACCACCTACTCCGACGGCACCCTCACCCCCCAGCAACTGGTGGCCACCGCCCTAGCGGCAGGGGTCAAAGCCTTAGCCATTACCGACCATGACACCCTGGGGGGCTGGGCAGAAGCCGAAGCAGCGGCAGCGGGCACCGGCCTAGAAATTGTACCGGGGGTGGAACTGAGCACCATCGAAAATGGCCGATCGCTCCATGTCTTGGGGTTCTATCCCGATCGCGATCGCCTCCGGGGTCCCCTAGCCGATCGCCTTGCCGGTCGCCAGCGGCGGGCCGAAACCATGGTCGCCAAACTAGAAGCCCTAGGCTATGGCATTACCTTGCCCGTACTGGGGGAGTCCACGGCCCCCGGTCGGCCCCATCTGGCCAAAGCCCTGGTGGCAGCGGGCCATGTGGGCAGCATCAACGAAGCCTTCGATCGCTTCCTGGGGGAGGGCAAACCGGCCCATGTGGCCTATGAACCCTTCAGCGCCACCGAGGGCATTCGTCTGCTGCGATCCTGCGGCGCTGTGACAGTGTGGGCACATCCCCCCCTGTTCCAAGGCGGATCGGTGGCGGCAGTATTGCCCAAGCTGCTGGAGGCGGGTCTCCAGGGGCTGGAGGTGTGTCACCCTTCCTATGGCTCCCGCGATCGTCGCCAACTGGAAAGCCTCTGCCAGCGCCATGGCCTGCTGCCCAGCGGCGGCAGCGACTACCACGGGCCAGGGAGCAACGGTAAAGACACGGTGTCGTTAAATGCCCTGGGGATTCCCTGGGCTTGGTTGGACGATATTAAGGCGGCGGCTGGGCGGTGA
- the surE gene encoding 5'/3'-nucleotidase SurE: MTPTTPFLLTNDDGIDAPGLATLAEILGSRPWIQVAPQTEQSGCGHRVTVGQALAVEPRSAQAYGVAGTPADCVRLALSHLCPSVAWVLSGINAGGNLGIDTYLSGTVAAAREATFHGLPAIALSQYRKGSQPLIWANTGQWAAKALAVLLQEPLPPKTFWNVNLPHWQPGEPEPQLVFCQPSSDPLPLVYAATPQGYVYGGRYGDRLQSPHTDVAVCFGGNIAITQITL, from the coding sequence ATGACCCCCACGACCCCGTTTCTCTTGACTAACGATGACGGCATTGATGCCCCCGGCCTTGCCACCCTGGCGGAGATCCTCGGATCCCGCCCCTGGATCCAGGTGGCCCCCCAAACGGAACAATCGGGCTGTGGTCACCGGGTCACCGTGGGCCAAGCCCTGGCGGTGGAGCCGCGATCGGCCCAAGCCTATGGAGTAGCAGGCACCCCCGCCGATTGTGTGCGCTTGGCCCTCAGCCATCTCTGTCCCTCGGTGGCCTGGGTTCTGTCGGGCATCAATGCGGGGGGGAATTTGGGGATCGATACCTACCTGTCGGGCACGGTGGCGGCAGCACGGGAAGCCACCTTCCATGGGTTACCGGCCATCGCCCTGTCCCAATACCGCAAGGGTTCCCAGCCCCTGATCTGGGCCAATACGGGCCAATGGGCGGCTAAGGCGCTGGCGGTGTTACTCCAGGAACCTCTGCCCCCCAAAACCTTTTGGAATGTCAATTTACCCCACTGGCAACCGGGGGAACCAGAACCGCAACTCGTGTTTTGCCAGCCCTCTTCTGATCCCCTGCCCCTGGTCTATGCCGCCACCCCCCAGGGTTATGTCTATGGAGGCCGCTACGGCGATCGGCTCCAATCCCCCCATACCGATGTGGCGGTCTGCTTCGGCGGCAACATCGCCATCACTCAGATCACCCTTTAA
- a CDS encoding PetM family cytochrome b6-f complex subunit 7 gives MAGEIAIISILLPILVLLGMSLGALLLKVQGGEG, from the coding sequence ATGGCTGGCGAAATTGCAATCATTTCTATTTTGTTACCCATTCTCGTGCTCCTCGGCATGTCCCTCGGTGCCCTCCTGCTAAAAGTGCAGGGAGGCGAAGGCTAG
- a CDS encoding DUF697 domain-containing protein, producing MVQPNFVQPGSGQPGSGQPGSGQPGSGQPGSGQSSSTQPSSIVQQVQDHLQGQLHHYQQLAALPSPQGSTAPSPDASPEPSLALRAKVQGEIDRLILLCHKLEQRLFTIAAFGLVSRGKSAVLNGLMGQKLLQTGPLNGVTRWPRTVRWLVPPGADRGSYPIPEGLQVELIDTPGLDEIEGQARTAMAQQVAQQADLILFIVAGDLTRTEYQAIADLLEFQKPLLLVFNKVDLYPVADRSAIVENLRQFLRDAAGNEAAGNEAAGNEADRSETAGNGAEGNDTGANPTSLILSAAEVVEVAAEPTPLQVRVEDAQGNVSLEWETPEPQMGELRQRLGQVLHQEGAALLALNGLVQARTAEEAIAQQRVQMQQQTAEKRLGRLALAKALAVGLCPWGLGDLLGGAVLDLVAVRNLARGYGLPMTSYGVGAVWQRWLLSGGLLLLAEGLSQGLLGMGSLEGTGLVAAGGGGVVQGLVAAYGCYGVGRSAQVYLREGCTWGPQGSSTLIQAILHQSPPHSLMARLKSAVGPRPSP from the coding sequence ATGGTTCAACCCAATTTCGTGCAACCCGGTTCTGGGCAACCCGGTTCTGGGCAACCCGGTTCTGGGCAACCCGGTTCTGGGCAACCCGGTTCTGGGCAATCTAGTTCTACGCAACCCAGTTCCATAGTGCAACAGGTGCAGGATCACCTTCAGGGCCAGTTACACCACTACCAACAGTTAGCGGCCCTCCCCAGCCCCCAGGGTTCTACTGCGCCATCCCCTGATGCCAGCCCGGAGCCATCCCTCGCCCTGCGGGCCAAGGTACAGGGAGAGATCGATCGCTTAATCCTGTTGTGCCATAAGTTGGAGCAACGGCTGTTCACCATTGCGGCCTTTGGCTTAGTCAGTCGCGGTAAGTCGGCAGTGCTCAATGGGCTGATGGGGCAGAAACTATTGCAAACCGGTCCCCTCAATGGGGTGACCCGCTGGCCCCGCACGGTGCGCTGGCTGGTGCCCCCTGGGGCCGATCGCGGCTCCTATCCCATCCCGGAGGGGTTGCAGGTGGAACTGATCGACACCCCCGGTCTGGATGAGATCGAGGGTCAGGCCCGCACGGCCATGGCCCAACAGGTGGCCCAACAGGCGGATCTGATTCTGTTTATTGTGGCGGGGGATCTGACCCGCACGGAGTATCAGGCGATCGCCGACTTGCTGGAGTTCCAAAAACCCCTGCTGTTGGTGTTTAACAAGGTGGATCTCTATCCGGTGGCCGATCGATCGGCCATTGTCGAAAATCTCCGGCAGTTCCTGCGGGACGCAGCGGGAAACGAGGCAGCGGGGAACGAGGCAGCGGGGAACGAGGCAGACCGTAGCGAAACGGCGGGTAATGGGGCAGAAGGCAACGACACAGGGGCGAACCCGACTAGCCTGATCCTGTCGGCGGCGGAGGTGGTGGAAGTGGCGGCGGAACCGACTCCTCTCCAGGTGCGGGTGGAGGATGCCCAGGGCAATGTCTCCCTGGAGTGGGAAACCCCCGAACCCCAGATGGGGGAATTGCGCCAGCGCTTGGGGCAGGTGTTACACCAGGAGGGAGCGGCCCTGTTGGCCCTCAATGGATTGGTGCAGGCCCGAACCGCTGAGGAGGCGATCGCCCAGCAGCGGGTGCAGATGCAGCAGCAGACGGCGGAAAAACGGTTGGGACGGCTGGCCCTGGCTAAGGCGCTGGCGGTGGGTCTCTGTCCCTGGGGGCTGGGGGATCTGCTGGGGGGGGCGGTGCTGGATTTGGTGGCGGTGCGCAATTTGGCCAGGGGCTATGGGTTGCCCATGACGAGCTATGGGGTGGGGGCGGTGTGGCAGCGGTGGCTGCTGAGTGGGGGGCTGCTGTTGCTGGCGGAGGGGCTGAGCCAGGGGCTGCTGGGGATGGGGAGCCTGGAGGGGACGGGGCTGGTGGCGGCGGGGGGCGGTGGGGTGGTGCAGGGGTTGGTGGCGGCCTATGGCTGCTATGGGGTGGGCCGATCGGCCCAGGTCTATCTGCGGGAGGGCTGCACCTGGGGACCCCAGGGATCCAGTACCCTGATCCAGGCCATTTTGCACCAATCTCCCCCCCATTCCCTGATGGCTCGCCTCAAGTCTGCTGTTGGGCCACGCCCCAGCCCCTAA
- the nblR gene encoding response regulator transcription factor NblR has translation MVPTPLTILVVEPDVLLAQQIVQDLEESGYGTTVVSTFTSGLSHSLQQQPALVVIDRLLAGESGLRLCNELRQQGYRSPVLLLMAHDSLDDRVACLQSGADDYILKPYRSDTFLQLVRLHLQPDASAQEQLRFSDLTLDLATRRVLRQGRAIDLTMKEFELLKYLMEHPREVLTREQILENVWGYEFMGESNVIEVYIRYLRLKIEDEGEKRLIQTVRGVGYVLR, from the coding sequence ATGGTCCCCACACCCCTAACGATTCTGGTGGTTGAACCCGATGTGCTCCTGGCCCAACAGATAGTGCAGGATCTGGAGGAGTCGGGCTATGGCACAACGGTGGTGAGTACGTTTACGAGTGGTCTCAGCCACAGCCTGCAACAGCAACCGGCCTTGGTGGTGATCGATCGCCTGCTGGCGGGGGAGTCGGGGCTGCGGCTGTGCAATGAATTGCGGCAACAGGGCTATCGCAGCCCGGTGCTGTTGCTGATGGCCCATGACAGCCTGGACGATCGGGTGGCCTGTTTGCAGTCTGGGGCCGATGACTATATCCTCAAGCCCTACCGCAGCGACACGTTTCTGCAACTGGTGCGGCTCCATCTGCAACCCGATGCCAGTGCCCAAGAGCAGTTGCGCTTTAGTGATTTGACCCTGGATTTAGCCACCCGGCGGGTGTTGCGCCAGGGCCGCGCCATTGACTTGACCATGAAGGAATTTGAGTTGCTGAAATATCTGATGGAACATCCCCGTGAGGTGTTGACCCGGGAGCAAATCCTCGAAAATGTTTGGGGTTATGAGTTCATGGGGGAATCCAATGTTATTGAGGTGTATATTCGCTATTTACGGTTGAAGATCGAAGATGAAGGGGAAAAACGCCTCATTCAGACGGTGCGGGGCGTGGGGTATGTGTTACGGTAA
- a CDS encoding AAA family ATPase: MSPFRDAGPDSALGVETPYELCCRELVGLLQARYPLVFLRSSDEARALRCAVEAHERLLVQSHLDRGSLERWSSSGGFLTWEAHQANPDLQWKKPSTAPPGIVSLHASLESLRDKLKLAIHHCDRPYIYLLPDWADLMEGTERSILARQLKELSLAIEQAFGQPRMTLIILGSDWQIPPLLRNSVHLLDLPLPNGEELFQQVFQPQATPAVPQAVAHHLAEQAQGISLQAAHQSARLITTHHLWQEPRQAANLLLEVKKQEIRKTGILEYYVPQGDSLGAVGGLGNIKRWIASREAWFEQDQSPALRPRAILLEGFPGCGKTLIARAIAQEWGVPQINFEISRLQSKWAGESESQTVAALAAIEASAPNVLFVDEIEKAFAGVGGDSSGIMTRQLGMFLTWLNDHRRPIFLIATSNDRRQLPPELFRAGRFDEIFIVMPPDAQERQEILGQRARVYGVDPIPPAVLPQLLNQTEGFSGAELDRLVREARYLAGQSAVPTLEQWQRSLTLITPQIRSAEMQALLLRYLRLLEQGCGRSASDHPDHLEFLQQLLLKG, encoded by the coding sequence ATGTCTCCCTTTCGTGATGCTGGGCCAGATAGCGCCCTGGGGGTGGAGACCCCCTATGAACTGTGCTGTCGGGAACTGGTGGGGTTGTTGCAAGCCCGCTATCCCCTGGTGTTTCTGCGATCGTCCGACGAAGCCCGTGCCCTGCGCTGTGCCGTCGAAGCCCATGAGCGGTTGCTGGTACAGTCCCACCTCGATCGCGGATCCCTAGAGCGCTGGAGCAGTAGCGGGGGGTTTCTGACCTGGGAGGCGCACCAGGCCAACCCGGATCTGCAATGGAAAAAACCCAGCACAGCCCCCCCCGGTATTGTCTCCCTGCACGCCTCCCTAGAGTCCCTGCGGGATAAACTCAAGCTGGCCATCCACCACTGCGATCGCCCCTATATTTATCTATTACCGGACTGGGCCGACTTAATGGAGGGGACCGAGCGATCGATCCTGGCCCGTCAGCTCAAGGAACTGAGCCTTGCCATAGAACAGGCTTTCGGTCAGCCCCGCATGACCCTAATTATTTTGGGATCCGATTGGCAAATTCCCCCCCTGTTGCGCAACAGTGTTCACCTGTTGGATTTGCCCTTGCCCAACGGGGAGGAACTGTTTCAGCAGGTTTTTCAACCTCAGGCCACCCCCGCCGTTCCCCAGGCCGTGGCCCACCATTTAGCGGAACAGGCCCAGGGCATTTCCCTGCAAGCAGCCCACCAGTCGGCCCGCTTAATCACCACCCACCACCTGTGGCAGGAACCCCGCCAAGCCGCCAACTTATTGCTGGAAGTGAAGAAGCAGGAAATCCGAAAAACGGGGATTTTGGAATATTATGTGCCCCAGGGTGACAGTTTGGGAGCTGTGGGGGGTTTGGGTAATATTAAGCGCTGGATTGCTAGCCGGGAAGCCTGGTTTGAGCAGGATCAGAGTCCGGCCCTGCGACCCCGGGCCATTTTGCTGGAGGGGTTCCCTGGCTGTGGCAAAACCTTGATTGCCCGTGCCATTGCCCAAGAGTGGGGGGTACCCCAGATTAATTTTGAGATTTCCCGGCTACAGTCCAAATGGGCGGGGGAGTCGGAAAGCCAGACGGTGGCGGCGTTGGCCGCGATCGAAGCCTCGGCTCCCAATGTGCTGTTTGTCGATGAAATTGAAAAAGCCTTTGCGGGGGTGGGGGGGGATAGTTCCGGCATCATGACTCGCCAGTTGGGGATGTTTTTAACCTGGCTTAATGATCACCGTCGCCCGATTTTTTTGATTGCTACGTCTAACGATCGCCGCCAACTGCCCCCAGAACTGTTCCGAGCCGGTCGCTTTGATGAAATCTTTATTGTCATGCCGCCGGATGCCCAGGAGCGCCAGGAGATTCTGGGACAACGGGCACGGGTCTATGGGGTTGATCCCATTCCCCCAGCGGTGTTACCCCAGTTATTGAACCAAACCGAGGGCTTTTCGGGGGCGGAGTTGGATCGGTTGGTGCGGGAGGCCCGATATTTGGCAGGCCAGAGCGCTGTCCCCACCTTGGAGCAGTGGCAACGATCCCTGACGTTGATTACGCCCCAGATTCGATCGGCGGAAATGCAGGCGCTGTTACTGCGTTATCTGCGGTTGCTGGAACAAGGTTGTGGGCGATCGGCCTCAGATCACCCGGATCACCTGGAGTTTTTGCAGCAACTCTTACTCAAGGGCTAA
- a CDS encoding SDR family oxidoreductase, whose amino-acid sequence MSLLVVGATGTLGRQVVRRALDEGHSVRCLVRSPRKAAFLREWGADLVKADLCQAQTLPFALEGITTVIDASTHRPTDPGNIWTMDWDGKVALIQAAQQAGVEHFIFFSILGADQYPKVPLMDVKACTEQFLRESGLNYTVLALGGFLQGLIGQYAIPILEKQTVWVTGEATPIAYMNTQDIAKFAVRSATTPATRNHCFPVVGNKAWDGYEIIGLCERLSGQDAKIARLPIETLRIARKVANFFEWGWNLSDRLAFSEVLASGQPLAADMAPVYETFGLDPKDMTTLEAYFDEYFGRMMRKLKKLGYDKEDKKRKMNF is encoded by the coding sequence ATGAGCTTATTGGTTGTTGGTGCTACGGGAACCCTGGGGCGACAGGTAGTTCGCCGTGCCCTTGATGAAGGACATTCTGTGCGCTGTCTCGTCCGCAGTCCCCGTAAAGCAGCCTTTCTGCGGGAATGGGGTGCTGATTTGGTGAAGGCTGACCTCTGTCAAGCCCAAACCCTACCTTTCGCCCTGGAAGGGATCACCACCGTCATTGATGCGTCTACCCACCGTCCCACAGATCCCGGCAACATTTGGACCATGGACTGGGATGGCAAGGTGGCCTTAATCCAAGCTGCTCAGCAAGCGGGGGTGGAGCATTTCATTTTCTTTTCGATTCTGGGGGCTGACCAATACCCCAAAGTGCCCCTGATGGATGTGAAAGCCTGCACTGAGCAGTTTCTGCGGGAATCCGGGCTGAACTACACGGTTTTGGCCTTGGGTGGTTTTCTCCAGGGTCTGATTGGTCAATATGCCATCCCTATCCTGGAAAAACAAACCGTTTGGGTCACGGGAGAAGCCACCCCGATCGCCTATATGAATACCCAGGACATTGCGAAATTTGCGGTGCGATCGGCCACCACCCCGGCCACCCGTAACCACTGTTTCCCCGTGGTGGGCAACAAAGCCTGGGACGGTTATGAAATTATTGGGTTATGTGAACGCCTCTCAGGGCAGGATGCTAAGATTGCCCGTCTGCCGATCGAAACCCTGCGCATTGCCCGAAAAGTGGCCAATTTCTTTGAATGGGGCTGGAATTTGTCCGATCGCCTTGCCTTCAGCGAAGTCCTAGCCTCTGGCCAACCCCTGGCGGCTGACATGGCACCGGTTTATGAAACCTTTGGCTTGGATCCCAAAGACATGACTACCCTGGAAGCCTATTTTGATGAGTATTTCGGGCGCATGATGAGAAAACTGAAAAAACTGGGTTATGACAAAGAGGATAAGAAACGCAAAATGAACTTTTAA
- a CDS encoding Pepco domain-containing protein gives MNPSQTLYIITTDSPDPDGSKPDSAKPDSPPHPTGGRNSDYTGPTFAAPQPAPPEPITLGKTTLKRVPVDAQLLKTQMSGLIATLESLFEEAETKQGMQLSEVELSVEINGSGEISLLGTGASLENTGAITMTFKRKSP, from the coding sequence ATGAACCCCAGCCAAACCCTGTACATCATCACCACCGACAGCCCCGATCCCGACGGTTCCAAGCCCGACAGTGCCAAGCCCGACAGCCCTCCCCACCCCACCGGCGGCAGGAACAGCGACTACACCGGTCCCACCTTCGCCGCCCCCCAGCCCGCGCCCCCAGAACCCATCACCCTCGGCAAAACAACCCTCAAGCGCGTCCCCGTCGATGCCCAACTGCTCAAAACCCAAATGAGCGGACTCATCGCCACCCTAGAAAGCCTCTTTGAAGAAGCCGAAACCAAACAGGGAATGCAACTGAGCGAAGTCGAACTCTCCGTAGAAATCAACGGATCCGGGGAAATTAGCCTCCTGGGCACCGGGGCCAGCCTGGAAAACACCGGAGCCATTACTATGACCTTCAAACGCAAATCCCCCTAG